Proteins co-encoded in one Actinomadura luteofluorescens genomic window:
- a CDS encoding SDR family NAD(P)-dependent oxidoreductase — translation MSGAVIIGAGPGIGQAVARRFAREGYPIALVARGEETLRAAARAVEPSGVPVLTLAADCADEDALRAALDRAVAEFGLPDVVVYNAAIVQADVPGELPVRGHLDAWAVNVVGAHTAAAHLAPEMARRGSGSILLTGGMPEPKWQYTSLSLGKAGVRTLVRILDQRYGDAGVHAASVTVDGPVAPGTDFDPDDIAEHYWRLHGQPRHRWEHEVLHTARSAPGVLAGLLDAWQSAFDRHRPAEMASLFSPDALFQGISPSLRRGREEVAAYYADVPEGTTARVDVLDEVRLSERLVSGFAEVAFTAPTGEVRRVRLSIVAENREDAWLIRQYHAAAL, via the coding sequence GTGTCCGGAGCAGTGATCATCGGAGCGGGCCCGGGTATCGGTCAGGCGGTGGCGCGCAGGTTCGCCCGGGAGGGATATCCGATCGCCCTCGTGGCCCGAGGCGAGGAGACGCTGCGAGCCGCGGCTCGTGCCGTCGAGCCCAGCGGAGTGCCCGTCCTCACCCTCGCGGCCGACTGCGCCGACGAGGACGCCCTGCGCGCCGCCCTGGACCGGGCCGTCGCCGAGTTCGGCCTGCCCGACGTCGTGGTCTACAACGCCGCGATCGTCCAGGCCGATGTGCCGGGGGAGCTGCCGGTGCGCGGGCACCTGGACGCTTGGGCGGTCAACGTCGTGGGCGCGCACACCGCCGCCGCCCACCTGGCGCCGGAGATGGCGCGCCGCGGGAGCGGGTCGATCCTCCTCACCGGCGGCATGCCCGAGCCGAAATGGCAGTACACCAGCCTGTCCCTGGGCAAGGCGGGGGTCCGGACCCTGGTCCGAATCCTCGACCAGCGGTACGGGGACGCCGGGGTCCACGCAGCCAGCGTCACCGTCGACGGCCCTGTGGCGCCGGGCACCGACTTCGATCCCGACGACATCGCCGAGCACTACTGGCGCCTGCACGGCCAGCCGCGGCACCGGTGGGAGCACGAAGTCCTGCACACCGCGCGGTCGGCGCCAGGCGTCCTCGCAGGACTGCTGGACGCCTGGCAGAGCGCCTTCGACCGGCACCGGCCCGCCGAAATGGCCTCGCTCTTCAGCCCGGACGCGCTCTTCCAAGGCATCAGCCCTTCCCTCCGCCGGGGCAGGGAGGAGGTCGCCGCCTACTACGCCGACGTCCCCGAAGGCACGACGGCCAGGGTCGACGTGCTCGACGAGGTCCGGCTGAGCGAACGCCTGGTGAGCGGATTCGCGGAGGTGGCCTTCACCGCCCCCACCGGCGAAGTCCGCCGCGTCCGGTTGTCCATCGTCGCCGAGAACCGCGAGGACGCCTGGCTCATCCGGCAGTACCACGCCGCCGCCCTCTGA
- a CDS encoding SDR family NAD(P)-dependent oxidoreductase → MGSLSGKVAIVTGAGQGVGQGIALALASEGAAVAVLGRTRAKLDATCELVRERGAEAEAFECDVADTEAIPAVVERVAETFGGVDILVNNAYSGAYGPLLEMSDRAFQKGFRTGPFAAFAFMKACHPHMKARGGGSIVNLVTSAMVRWDPTTFGAYAAAKQALRSLTRTAAAEWGPDGIRANSIAPHALSPGLKWWAETNPEEAEEFRKTIPLGYIGDCEDDIGRAVAALVQPAMRYLTGATIPLDGGQAHFG, encoded by the coding sequence ATGGGAAGCCTCAGCGGCAAGGTCGCGATCGTGACCGGAGCGGGACAGGGCGTCGGGCAGGGCATCGCGCTCGCGCTGGCGTCGGAGGGCGCGGCGGTCGCCGTGCTCGGCAGGACGCGGGCCAAGCTCGACGCGACGTGCGAGCTGGTCCGGGAGCGCGGCGCGGAGGCCGAGGCGTTCGAGTGCGACGTCGCCGACACCGAGGCGATCCCCGCGGTGGTCGAGCGGGTCGCCGAGACGTTCGGCGGCGTCGACATCCTCGTCAACAACGCCTACTCCGGCGCCTACGGGCCGCTCCTGGAGATGAGCGACCGCGCGTTCCAGAAGGGCTTCCGGACCGGCCCGTTCGCCGCGTTCGCGTTCATGAAGGCGTGCCACCCGCACATGAAGGCGCGCGGCGGCGGCAGCATCGTCAACCTCGTCACCTCCGCCATGGTCCGCTGGGACCCCACCACCTTCGGCGCCTACGCGGCCGCCAAGCAGGCGCTGCGGTCGCTGACCCGCACGGCCGCCGCCGAGTGGGGGCCGGACGGGATCCGCGCCAACAGCATCGCCCCGCACGCCCTGTCTCCCGGGCTGAAGTGGTGGGCGGAGACGAACCCCGAGGAGGCCGAGGAGTTCCGCAAGACGATTCCCCTCGGCTACATCGGCGACTGCGAGGACGACATCGGCAGGGCCGTGGCGGCGCTCGTCCAGCCCGCCATGCGCTACCTCACCGGAGCCACCATCCCGCTTGACGGCGGACAGGCCCACTTCGGCTGA
- a CDS encoding class I adenylate-forming enzyme family protein: MEIVRKLTGPGGEFELREEDVLGAPIPVFANRARSLGEVLVHSASYGDRDYIVTADRRLSFAEHAAAVASMAKALRDDLGVRPGDRIAIDAANSPEWIISFWAAIAAGAVAVGYNAWWAPREIEYALGHTDPKVVIADEKRAALISEDVLTVERDVPSLTRRYPDAVLEPPRVAEDDPAVILYTSGTSGRPKGAVHSHRNLTSVVEYHRFNDALMRAFGDPVDPASRRYLLALPLFHIACLHNLAVPRLATGTAVIMHEGGFDVDRVLGLIERERVTNWGAVPTMAHRMIEHGDLSKYDVSSLTAFSLATAPSSPAFKERLRAVFPPAKGGLVDSYGLTESCTGVSTATPADLAEAPGTLGRPSVGVQLEIRDPDNKPLPDGVEGEVCVRSAYNMVGYWRDPEATARAFDAERWLHTGDIGMVEQGRLRLTTRRSDLIIRGGENVYPAEIENVLAEYPGLRECIVIGVPHPDLGQEVAAVAVFADAPPAAEELADFARERLAYFKVPSRWHVTTDPLPRNATGKVLRRQVETEVL, translated from the coding sequence ATGGAGATCGTCCGGAAGCTGACCGGTCCCGGCGGCGAGTTCGAGCTCCGCGAGGAGGACGTGCTCGGCGCCCCGATCCCGGTGTTCGCGAACCGCGCCCGCAGCCTCGGAGAGGTGCTCGTCCACTCGGCGTCCTACGGCGACCGCGACTACATCGTCACCGCGGACCGGCGGCTGAGCTTCGCCGAGCACGCCGCCGCCGTCGCCTCCATGGCGAAGGCGCTGCGCGACGACCTCGGCGTGCGCCCCGGGGACCGCATCGCGATCGACGCCGCCAACAGCCCCGAGTGGATCATCTCGTTCTGGGCGGCGATCGCCGCCGGGGCCGTCGCGGTCGGCTACAACGCCTGGTGGGCGCCCCGCGAGATCGAGTACGCCCTCGGCCACACCGATCCCAAGGTCGTGATCGCCGACGAGAAGCGCGCCGCGCTGATCTCCGAGGACGTGCTGACGGTGGAGCGGGACGTCCCGTCGCTGACGCGCCGCTACCCGGACGCCGTCCTGGAGCCGCCGCGGGTCGCCGAGGACGACCCGGCGGTCATCCTCTACACCAGCGGCACGTCGGGCCGCCCCAAGGGGGCCGTCCACTCGCACCGGAACCTGACCTCGGTGGTCGAGTACCACCGGTTCAACGACGCCCTGATGCGCGCCTTCGGCGACCCGGTGGACCCCGCGTCCCGCCGCTACCTGCTGGCGCTGCCGCTGTTCCACATCGCGTGCCTGCACAACCTCGCCGTCCCCCGGCTCGCCACCGGCACCGCCGTGATCATGCACGAGGGCGGCTTCGACGTGGACAGGGTGCTCGGCCTGATCGAGCGGGAGCGGGTGACGAACTGGGGCGCCGTGCCCACCATGGCGCACCGGATGATCGAGCACGGCGACCTGTCGAAGTACGACGTCTCCTCGCTCACGGCGTTCTCGCTGGCCACCGCGCCGTCCTCACCGGCGTTCAAGGAGCGGCTGCGCGCGGTGTTCCCGCCCGCGAAGGGCGGCCTGGTCGACAGCTACGGCCTCACCGAGTCGTGCACCGGCGTGTCCACCGCCACCCCCGCCGACCTGGCGGAGGCGCCGGGGACGCTCGGCCGCCCGTCGGTCGGGGTGCAGCTGGAGATCCGCGATCCGGACAACAAGCCGCTCCCCGACGGCGTCGAGGGCGAGGTCTGCGTCCGCAGCGCCTACAACATGGTCGGCTACTGGCGCGACCCCGAGGCGACCGCCCGCGCGTTCGACGCCGAGCGCTGGCTGCACACCGGCGACATCGGCATGGTCGAGCAGGGCCGGCTGCGGCTCACCACCCGCCGCTCCGACCTGATCATCCGCGGCGGCGAGAACGTCTACCCGGCGGAGATCGAGAACGTCCTCGCCGAGTACCCGGGGCTGCGCGAGTGCATCGTCATCGGCGTCCCCCACCCCGACCTCGGCCAGGAGGTCGCCGCGGTCGCCGTCTTCGCCGACGCCCCGCCCGCCGCCGAGGAGCTGGCGGACTTCGCCCGGGAGCGCCTCGCCTACTTCAAGGTCCCGTCCCGCTGGCACGTCACCACCGACCCCCTCCCCCGCAACGCGACCGGAAAGGTCCTCCGCAGACAGGTCGAAACCGAAGTCCTCTGA
- a CDS encoding branched-chain amino acid ABC transporter permease has protein sequence MTTFLTYTILGLVLGSVYSIAASGLVLTYNTSGIFNFAHGAQAMFGTFLYWHCTERWGWPVWLALIVVVGVAGPAMGAALHAAIMRGLRGTADVTKIIVTVAVLLGTVYLAQWIWNPDEAHTVDMFFGAGSKITIAGVVVRYHEIVCLVAAVAIAAGLRVLFTRSRAGVVMRGSVDDPDLLRLNGHDPERAAMLSWALGSTLAVLAGVLIVPISGGGLDANALTLLVIDAFAAAMFGRLRSIPRTFAGAMVLGLAANYVLAYLPSAGTFTGNLRVSLPMIILFTVLVVLPQDRLRGAAIRTRERYRPPTVRSAAVWGLVLVAVVYLYSLLLSDGAVTTFSLGMTFAIIALSLTVLTGYAGELNLAPLAFGAVATVVAFHFGVQGSGLAARTNLQGVLLAVAAAALVGGLVALPALRLRGLYLALATMAFGEFLSNMVLRDTTEHELFGMRFTLFPDGALVVPPLEVGPLDLRDGTTSLMTATVLFALIAVGLAALRGSGYGRRLAAMKDSPAATAMLGQNLVRLKLSVFMISAAIAGLGGVLMSAATGTVAQENFSFVGSLALLMLVVVAGIGYLSGALFGGLMAGVGSAVLVSTFGDLALENEGMATVYRTLGHLVLVGTALVGMGVGRNPSGFVHDLVDGYRAIRTARPLLAGAGALGAVLYVLALTGVIGTWTFALAALCVVMLLPVVGRAYLEEGRGARPVPLELAGVDEPYTDELRVRLDRELGLKGTVHA, from the coding sequence GTGACCACGTTCCTGACCTACACCATTCTCGGCCTGGTCCTCGGCTCGGTGTACTCCATCGCGGCCTCGGGGCTCGTGCTGACGTACAACACCTCAGGGATCTTCAACTTCGCGCATGGCGCGCAGGCCATGTTCGGAACGTTCCTGTACTGGCACTGCACCGAGCGGTGGGGCTGGCCGGTGTGGCTCGCGCTGATCGTCGTGGTCGGCGTCGCCGGCCCCGCGATGGGCGCCGCCCTGCACGCCGCCATCATGCGGGGCCTGCGCGGCACCGCCGACGTCACGAAGATCATCGTGACGGTGGCGGTGCTGCTCGGGACCGTCTACCTGGCGCAGTGGATCTGGAACCCCGACGAGGCCCACACCGTGGACATGTTCTTCGGCGCGGGCTCGAAGATCACGATCGCGGGGGTGGTGGTCCGCTACCACGAGATCGTGTGCCTGGTCGCCGCCGTCGCGATCGCCGCCGGGCTGCGGGTGCTGTTCACCCGCAGCCGGGCCGGCGTGGTGATGCGCGGGTCCGTCGACGACCCCGACCTGCTGCGGCTGAACGGCCACGACCCGGAGCGCGCCGCGATGCTGTCGTGGGCGCTCGGGTCGACGCTGGCCGTGCTCGCCGGGGTGCTGATCGTCCCGATCAGCGGCGGCGGGCTGGACGCGAACGCGCTGACCCTGCTGGTGATCGACGCGTTCGCGGCGGCGATGTTCGGTCGGCTGCGCAGCATCCCCCGCACCTTCGCCGGCGCGATGGTGCTCGGCCTGGCCGCGAACTACGTGCTGGCCTACCTGCCGTCGGCGGGCACGTTCACCGGCAACCTGCGCGTCTCGCTACCGATGATCATCTTGTTCACGGTGCTGGTGGTGCTGCCCCAGGACCGGCTGCGCGGGGCCGCGATCCGGACCCGCGAGCGGTACCGGCCGCCGACCGTGCGGTCCGCGGCGGTGTGGGGGCTCGTACTGGTCGCGGTCGTCTACCTCTACAGCCTGCTGCTGTCGGACGGCGCGGTCACCACGTTCTCGCTCGGCATGACGTTCGCGATCATCGCGCTGTCGCTGACCGTCCTCACCGGCTACGCGGGCGAGCTGAACCTCGCGCCGCTGGCGTTCGGGGCGGTCGCGACGGTGGTGGCGTTCCACTTCGGCGTGCAGGGCAGCGGGCTCGCGGCCCGGACGAACCTCCAGGGCGTGCTGCTCGCCGTCGCGGCGGCGGCCCTGGTCGGCGGGCTCGTCGCGCTGCCGGCGCTGCGGCTGCGCGGCCTGTACCTGGCGCTCGCGACCATGGCGTTCGGCGAGTTCCTGTCGAACATGGTGTTGCGCGACACCACCGAGCACGAGCTGTTCGGGATGCGGTTCACCCTCTTTCCGGACGGGGCGCTCGTCGTCCCGCCCCTCGAGGTCGGCCCGCTCGACCTGCGGGACGGGACGACGTCGCTGATGACCGCGACCGTGCTGTTCGCGCTCATCGCCGTCGGGCTCGCCGCGCTGCGCGGCAGCGGCTACGGGCGGCGGCTCGCGGCCATGAAGGACAGCCCGGCGGCGACGGCGATGCTCGGGCAGAACCTCGTCCGGCTGAAGCTGAGCGTCTTCATGATCTCCGCGGCGATCGCGGGGCTCGGCGGCGTGCTGATGTCGGCGGCGACCGGCACCGTCGCGCAGGAGAACTTCTCCTTCGTCGGCAGCCTCGCCCTGCTCATGCTCGTCGTGGTGGCGGGCATCGGCTACCTCAGCGGCGCCCTGTTCGGCGGCCTGATGGCGGGCGTCGGCTCGGCCGTCCTCGTCTCGACGTTCGGCGACCTCGCCCTGGAGAACGAGGGCATGGCCACCGTCTACCGGACGCTCGGCCACCTCGTCCTCGTCGGGACGGCGCTGGTCGGGATGGGCGTCGGCCGGAACCCGAGCGGGTTCGTGCACGACCTCGTCGACGGCTACCGGGCGATCCGGACCGCCCGGCCCCTGCTGGCCGGGGCGGGGGCGCTGGGCGCCGTCCTGTACGTCCTCGCGCTCACCGGCGTGATCGGCACCTGGACGTTCGCGCTGGCCGCGCTGTGCGTCGTCATGCTGCTGCCCGTCGTCGGGCGCGCCTACCTGGAGGAGGGGCGCGGGGCCCGGCCGGTGCCGCTGGAACTCGCCGGCGTGGACGAGCCCTACACCGACGAGCTGCGCGTCCGGCTCGACCGCGAACTCGGCCTGAAGGGAACGGTCCATGCCTGA
- a CDS encoding DUF6624 domain-containing protein, translating into MLRDELLRRAERDQRVREAAAPGGRLTIVQGLRFLWTDRRNTAWLARAVRRHGWPGVAAVGPEAAHAAWLLAQHADRRPRLQRTFLEAMRGAVEAGDADRKDLAYLEDRVRVNAGRPQLYGTQYGMTEGVFGPHPIENPDRLGERRAEAGLPPMAEQDARMRRLAHGEGP; encoded by the coding sequence ATGCTGCGGGACGAGTTGTTGCGCCGCGCCGAGCGGGACCAGCGGGTCCGGGAGGCGGCCGCGCCCGGTGGACGGCTGACGATCGTGCAGGGGCTGCGCTTCCTCTGGACCGACCGGCGCAACACGGCGTGGCTTGCCCGCGCCGTCCGCCGGCACGGATGGCCGGGCGTCGCCGCCGTCGGCCCGGAGGCGGCGCACGCGGCCTGGCTGCTCGCCCAGCACGCGGACCGGCGGCCGCGCCTCCAGCGCACGTTCCTGGAGGCGATGCGCGGGGCGGTCGAGGCAGGGGACGCCGACCGCAAGGACCTCGCCTACCTGGAGGACCGCGTCCGGGTCAACGCCGGGCGCCCCCAGCTTTACGGGACGCAGTACGGCATGACCGAGGGCGTCTTCGGGCCGCACCCCATCGAGAACCCGGACCGCCTCGGCGAACGCCGCGCCGAGGCGGGACTGCCGCCGATGGCCGAGCAGGACGCCCGCATGCGTCGCCTGGCCCACGGCGAGGGGCCATGA
- a CDS encoding ABC transporter substrate-binding protein produces MKVDKIGRLAAGALAVALVTTSCASDRSGTDGTAAGNGPGGGASTGAGAKAFGTLPSPCGPGDAKGRTDQGVTDDQIAIGFGDDRGFTSAPGLSKEMGDAVGAMIDWCNQQGGINGRKIKGNQYDAAYMQSAKVVQESCKQDFMLVGQGFAMDEAAEQYRVGCKLPTVAGFTVGPNAAMGPMKYEAVPYPVDMMNIGALRIAQKMFPDYKDKTDLLLSTSPAVSTGTNKVASAMKGIGVKPLECGVRLNDAGESSYMPFAKKIKDCGAKYLWTSDSPDPGQFNLLESIERAGADPTYVFEATWYSSLVSKWNTSGAGDRLHVGMIFQPLENADRVPAVKQYTDLVSAKKGKVALLGMQATSAFLLWAQSAQKCGSDLTRQCVINELSKVHEWTGGGLHAPTDPGNNKPASCSLMVKLNKTEYEQVYPKNVGEFECGGDFVVKTDPKTWGTKLDDDRISTKFLTGDVIKPQTS; encoded by the coding sequence ATGAAGGTCGACAAGATCGGACGCCTCGCGGCGGGAGCCCTAGCGGTCGCGCTCGTCACGACGTCCTGTGCCAGCGACCGGTCGGGCACCGACGGGACGGCCGCCGGGAACGGTCCAGGCGGTGGCGCGAGCACGGGCGCGGGCGCCAAGGCGTTCGGGACGCTGCCCTCGCCGTGCGGGCCGGGCGACGCCAAGGGCAGGACCGACCAGGGCGTCACCGACGACCAGATCGCGATCGGGTTCGGCGACGACCGCGGCTTCACCTCCGCGCCCGGCCTCTCGAAGGAGATGGGCGACGCCGTCGGCGCCATGATCGACTGGTGCAACCAGCAGGGCGGCATCAACGGGCGCAAGATCAAGGGCAACCAGTACGACGCCGCCTACATGCAGTCGGCGAAGGTGGTGCAGGAGTCCTGCAAGCAGGACTTCATGCTCGTCGGGCAGGGCTTCGCGATGGACGAGGCCGCCGAGCAGTACCGGGTGGGCTGCAAGCTGCCGACCGTCGCCGGCTTCACCGTCGGCCCGAACGCGGCGATGGGCCCGATGAAGTACGAGGCCGTCCCGTACCCGGTGGACATGATGAACATCGGCGCGCTGCGCATCGCGCAGAAGATGTTCCCCGACTACAAGGACAAGACGGACCTGCTGCTGTCGACGTCCCCGGCCGTCAGCACCGGCACCAACAAGGTCGCGAGCGCGATGAAGGGGATCGGCGTCAAGCCGCTGGAGTGCGGCGTCCGGCTGAACGACGCGGGCGAGAGCAGCTACATGCCGTTCGCGAAGAAGATCAAGGACTGCGGGGCGAAGTACCTGTGGACGTCCGACTCGCCCGACCCGGGGCAGTTCAACCTGCTGGAGTCGATCGAGCGGGCGGGCGCCGACCCCACCTACGTGTTCGAGGCGACCTGGTACAGCTCGCTGGTCTCCAAGTGGAACACCTCCGGCGCCGGTGACCGGCTGCACGTCGGCATGATCTTCCAGCCGCTGGAGAACGCGGACAGGGTCCCGGCGGTCAAGCAGTACACCGACCTCGTCAGCGCGAAGAAGGGCAAGGTCGCGCTGCTCGGCATGCAGGCCACCTCCGCGTTCCTGCTGTGGGCGCAGTCCGCCCAGAAGTGTGGCTCGGACCTGACCCGGCAGTGCGTGATCAACGAGCTGTCGAAGGTGCACGAGTGGACGGGCGGCGGCCTGCACGCGCCGACCGACCCGGGCAACAACAAGCCGGCGTCGTGCTCCCTCATGGTCAAGCTGAACAAGACCGAGTACGAGCAGGTCTACCCGAAGAACGTGGGCGAGTTCGAGTGCGGCGGCGACTTCGTCGTCAAGACCGACCCGAAGACGTGGGGGACGAAGCTCGACGACGACCGGATCTCCACCAAGTTCCTGACCGGCGACGTCATCAAGCCCCAGACGTCCTGA
- a CDS encoding AAA family ATPase, translating into MFIGRRAELALLGKRLERVAATGAGTAVALRGRRQVGKSRLVQEFCDRAGVPYLFSAATKGASPVEAVASFTRDLRESALPSEPDLIPQLDGGNWPDAFRVLAASLPDTPSIVVLDELPWLAEQDPVFDGALQTAWDRLLSSKPVLLLLLGSDLHMMERLTAYDRPFYGRADNMVLGPLNPADLGRALGLGAADAIDAHLVSGGLPGIIRTWPNATPALDFMRDECADPAAALFGVPEAPLLAEFPNPDTARRVVEAIGSGDRTHANIAAAAGGRGEALPSGTLSPLLRRLTGDKRVLVEDRPLSTKPGRPALYRIADSNMRLYLAVLRAAHEQARRGRPEAGFRLIERRWTSWRGRAVEPLVREALELSDLPWPQVGAVGGWWNRRFDPEVDLVGADRAPVANRILFAGSIKWLNGPFDDRDLADLRGAAAEVPGLDPATAGLVVVSLSGTDITGDVALSWGPDDVIGAWRQ; encoded by the coding sequence GTGTTCATCGGTCGAAGGGCCGAGCTGGCGCTGCTGGGGAAGCGGCTGGAGCGGGTCGCGGCCACCGGGGCCGGGACGGCGGTCGCGTTGCGCGGGCGCCGCCAGGTCGGCAAGTCGCGGCTCGTCCAGGAGTTCTGCGACCGCGCCGGAGTGCCGTACCTGTTCTCGGCCGCCACGAAGGGGGCGTCGCCGGTCGAGGCGGTGGCCTCGTTCACCCGCGACCTCAGGGAATCGGCCCTGCCGAGCGAGCCCGACCTGATCCCCCAGTTGGACGGCGGCAACTGGCCTGACGCGTTCAGGGTCCTTGCGGCGTCCCTGCCGGACACGCCGTCCATCGTCGTGCTGGACGAACTGCCCTGGCTCGCCGAGCAGGACCCCGTGTTCGACGGCGCGTTGCAGACCGCGTGGGATCGGCTTCTGTCGTCCAAGCCCGTCCTGCTTCTGCTGCTGGGCAGCGACCTGCACATGATGGAGCGCCTCACCGCGTACGACCGCCCCTTCTACGGGCGGGCCGACAACATGGTGCTCGGCCCGCTGAACCCGGCTGACCTGGGCCGGGCGCTCGGGCTCGGCGCCGCCGACGCCATCGACGCGCACCTGGTCTCCGGAGGGTTGCCGGGCATCATCCGCACCTGGCCGAACGCCACGCCCGCACTGGACTTCATGCGGGACGAGTGCGCCGATCCGGCCGCGGCCCTGTTCGGCGTCCCGGAGGCGCCCCTCCTGGCCGAGTTCCCCAATCCCGACACGGCGCGGCGCGTGGTGGAGGCCATCGGTTCCGGCGACCGGACCCACGCCAACATCGCCGCGGCGGCCGGTGGTCGCGGCGAGGCGCTCCCGTCCGGGACCCTGTCGCCTCTCCTGCGCCGGCTGACCGGGGACAAGCGCGTCCTCGTCGAGGACCGTCCCCTCTCCACGAAGCCCGGCAGGCCCGCCCTGTACCGGATCGCCGACAGCAACATGCGCCTCTACCTGGCGGTCCTTCGCGCGGCCCACGAGCAGGCCCGCCGGGGACGGCCGGAAGCGGGCTTCCGCCTGATCGAGCGCCGCTGGACGTCCTGGCGGGGCAGGGCCGTGGAACCGCTCGTCCGGGAGGCTCTGGAGCTGTCGGACCTGCCCTGGCCGCAGGTCGGCGCGGTCGGCGGCTGGTGGAACCGCCGCTTCGACCCGGAGGTCGACCTCGTCGGCGCCGACCGCGCCCCCGTGGCGAACCGGATCCTTTTCGCCGGCTCGATCAAGTGGCTCAACGGCCCCTTCGACGACCGCGATCTGGCGGACCTGCGCGGTGCCGCCGCCGAGGTGCCCGGCCTGGACCCTGCGACGGCGGGGCTCGTCGTGGTGTCGCTTTCCGGCACGGACATCACCGGTGACGTCGCCCTGAGCTGGGGCCCGGACGACGTGATCGGCGCCTGGCGCCAGTAG
- a CDS encoding DUF4240 domain-containing protein yields the protein MTDERFWDVIEAAWAPLGDEVGAARRALTTRDPSSDAWEMAEVSLVDKALDAFLGNLAEAARDLSASELTALDRSCERLLYDIDRADVHEVTDGSDDGFLYARGFIVALGRDFYTAVAADPRVAVPDAECESMCYFFSHVHRERFGEFPDTGSGISRESCRNPEGWPG from the coding sequence ATGACCGACGAGCGATTCTGGGACGTGATCGAAGCCGCGTGGGCGCCGCTGGGCGACGAGGTCGGCGCGGCGCGGCGGGCCCTCACCACGCGGGACCCGTCCTCGGACGCCTGGGAGATGGCCGAGGTGTCCCTGGTCGACAAGGCCCTGGACGCGTTCCTCGGCAACCTCGCCGAAGCCGCCCGCGACCTGTCCGCGAGTGAGCTGACCGCCCTCGACCGATCGTGCGAGCGGCTGCTCTACGACATCGACCGGGCCGACGTCCACGAGGTGACGGACGGCTCCGACGACGGCTTCCTCTACGCGCGCGGCTTCATCGTCGCCCTGGGCCGCGACTTCTACACGGCCGTCGCCGCGGACCCCCGCGTCGCCGTCCCGGACGCCGAATGCGAGTCGATGTGCTACTTCTTCTCGCACGTCCACCGCGAACGCTTCGGGGAGTTCCCGGACACCGGCTCGGGCATCTCCCGCGAGTCCTGCCGCAACCCCGAGGGCTGGCCAGGCTGA
- a CDS encoding SDR family oxidoreductase, with amino-acid sequence MAAILVTGGTGTLGRQVVPRVREAGQDVRVLSRSRREPAEGVEYVTGDLAGNEGIDAALDGIETVMHLAGGNKGDDVVARNLMGAVSRAHVKHLVLISVIGAGSVPVAWLKTQMEVERIVEESGVPYTILRAAQFHDLVFKVVRGMAKSPVVPVPGGLRFQPVDARDVAERLVELALGEPAGRVPDLAGPKVFPIGTLIRGYLRASGKHRATMPVRIPGKAGRAYRAGDNLSIEGTARGTRTWEDFQAERLGLPTPAKAAAG; translated from the coding sequence ATGGCAGCCATCCTGGTCACCGGCGGGACGGGCACGCTCGGGCGGCAGGTCGTGCCGCGGGTGCGGGAGGCCGGGCAGGACGTGCGGGTGCTCAGCCGCAGCAGGCGGGAGCCCGCCGAGGGCGTCGAGTACGTGACCGGCGACCTGGCCGGGAACGAGGGGATCGACGCCGCCCTGGACGGCATCGAGACCGTCATGCATCTCGCGGGCGGCAACAAGGGCGACGACGTGGTCGCGCGGAACCTGATGGGCGCCGTGTCGCGCGCGCATGTGAAGCACCTCGTGCTCATCTCGGTCATCGGGGCCGGCAGCGTGCCGGTGGCCTGGCTCAAGACCCAGATGGAGGTGGAGCGGATCGTGGAGGAGTCGGGCGTGCCGTACACGATCCTGCGGGCCGCGCAGTTCCACGACCTGGTGTTCAAGGTGGTGCGAGGGATGGCGAAGTCCCCGGTGGTGCCGGTTCCGGGCGGGCTCCGCTTCCAGCCGGTGGACGCGCGCGACGTCGCGGAACGGCTCGTGGAGCTGGCGCTCGGCGAACCCGCGGGCCGCGTCCCCGACCTGGCCGGCCCCAAGGTGTTCCCGATCGGCACGCTCATCCGCGGCTACCTGCGCGCGAGCGGCAAGCACCGCGCGACGATGCCGGTCCGCATCCCCGGAAAGGCCGGGCGCGCCTACCGCGCCGGCGACAACCTCTCCATCGAAGGAACCGCCCGGGGCACGCGCACCTGGGAGGACTTCCAGGCCGAGCGGCTCGGCCTCCCCACCCCCGCCAAGGCGGCGGCCGGTTGA